The genomic region TAGCGCCCTACCTTTATACCCCATATCTTCTAACTTTAAGCTTGTTCCGGTTTTGTCTAGTAAACGAATCACCACTTGCTCACCCCACACCACTGGTGAGATAGCAATACGCAAGTCAATCTCCCTGCCAGTTACGCTCACCGTAAATTGTCCATCTTGTGGCAGGCGATGTTCATCAATCTTTAAGCTTGAAAGTATCTTAACTCTAGACACCAACGGTGGCTCGGTAGCTTTTGGTAACTTCATAACCTCGCGCAGTACGCCATCAATACGGCACCTAATCTGTAATTCCCTTTCTAATGGCTCGATATGAATATCACTGGCACCATTGTTGGCGGCGTATTCTAGAATTGCAGAAAGAATTTTACTAATTGGCGAATCTTGAGATATGGTTTTAATTGCTGAGTTCTGCATTAACCCGGGCGCAACATCTTCATCACCTTTAAAATCCTTAAGGTCACTTGACAAATCAATACCCCCACCTGGCGCCTGACCAGATGGATATGCACTAGTAATTTCTGCATTTGTAGCATTTTTGTATTGCTTTAGAACATTATGAATTCCTGTCTCACTTGCAGCAAAAACCTTAACTGGCCTACCAATCTTATTAGACAAATAATCTATGGCCTGAACATTATCAGGATCAAGCATTCCAACCACCAACCGATGTTGCATTTCACCTAACGGTACCGCCATATAACGTTCTGCAATTTCTTTTGGCAAAAGCCCCAAGACTTTTGAGCTGATTATTGCCTCAGATAAATTAACATAAGGAATATTACCGACATGAGCAATGGTTTTCGTTAGTACCTCGTCAGGAATACCCCCTTCACTTACCAGTAAACTAAAAAAAGGTGTGTTGTCTTTTTTGGCCTTTTCTTTAAGTTGATTAATTTTAGATTGCAAGATTAAATTCTGCTCAACAAGAGCATTTTCAACTTTTTCTTGAGTTTCTACCGATAAGACACTCATCTCTTATGTGCCCTCATTTCAGCCATTAAAAAGGCTTCTGGTTATTTTGGTCGCCTATTTGGATTAATTGCGTTGAATCGATAGAGTCCTTATTAAAGTATCTTTGATCAACTTGAGGGAAATCAGCACTAATTGGCTCCACAACTTCAACCTGTGTTTTACGATCTGCCGGTTTGCCAAAAATCATCCCAGAAACAATAAATGAAAATATTCCAGCAATAATCATGATCACAACAATTAGAATTATGTCTTTTTGTTTCATTATTTAACTACCTCTTTGGTTATTGTTAGACCCTTAGCTCCCTGATAATACGAAACAGCATCTAGGCTTAACTGCATCTGGGCTCCATCACCGCCTGTAATTGTAAGTTTCTTTATTTTTATTGGTCTAATGGATTGTTCTGTCGATTTTAATAGCTCTTTAGCTCGCGCAAAGTCACCAGCATCTGTAGTAAGCTGAAACGGAATCTCAACTGGCTTTGATTCTTTTGATTGACTTTGGGCAACCTCATCATCTGTACCAGAAATTGATTTTGGTGTAAATCCTTTTATTGAGAGCAACTTTTTTGTACTGGTAATAAATGCTGGGAAGTCATATTTGCTAGGCAGAGCATCCAAAACTATCTTTGAATTATTGCCATCTTTATCACCAGCTCCATTTGGATTACCACCGATCACATTATCTGGAGTGCCTGTGAACGCCGTATAAGACACCTTTAGCTGATCGACAGATTTTTTGTTCTCGTTGAGTTGGTCTACTGCCTTTTCTTTCTTGGCTATAACCTTAGACTGGTAAGATTTTTGAGACCATAGTGCCTTGCTTGCGACTAACGAAAATACTATTAAGAAAGCACCTACTCCAGCTACTGCAACCATAGTAGTATTTGCTTTTGATATTAACTCTCGTTTTCCTTTTTTGGGTGATTCCATATACTTCCTTTACTACTCCGGTTTCGTCTCTTGCTTCTTTTCAAATAAATCAGTTGGTGCCTCTGTTACAGAGCGCGTCGAAATAATACTTGGTACTGATAGTTGAATATTTTTTGTATTGTCAAAAATGGCCGTATCAAACTTAAACTGCAATCCATAAGCTGTGCGTCCTCCATTTGCTGGCTGAACACCGAAATTTGACAAAACAACTTCTGAAAAAGCTTTCTTTGACTCGGAACCATTAACCTCTTTATACTCTGTAAACTTTAAGATATCGGCATACCTGTTAACAGTTTCAATATTGGTTGCTGTTCCGTTAATAGTCATTGTTCCAGCGTCATAATCTACGGTCACATCGGTAATTTTTGCGTCTGCTGGGGTTAGCTGAACGAGGTAATCTGTCAATCTACTTGTAGCTGGTTTTGTCTCGTGCAATCCCGGTAAAGCCTTTAGCTGGTTTTGAACTGTCAAAACCTTATCTAGATCTGGCACCGCTTTGAGCTCATCTGTTTTTGTCTCAATATTTTTATCCAGGTTTGCTAAATGTTGCTTCTGGAAAACATTAACTATCAAAAATAGCAAGATAAAAATAAAAACTGCTAAAGCTGTTACTGATATTACGCCTAAAAGCACTGTGCGTTTTGTTTTTTGTGTCTTTAGATATTCTAGTTTTACATCTGGCAATAAATTAAACTGAACCATCTTATTCTTGCCTCTCTGCTAATCCCGCTGCGACTGCAAAATAAGGCGATAACGCCATTAAATCAGACTCGCTTGCTGTACCAACGCTAACATTTCTCCAGGCATTACCAATCTCTACATTCAAACCAGTTTTGTTAGCAACATAAGCCGGCATGCCTGGGATTATCGCTCCAGCACCTGCTATTACTATCTTCTCGACACCTACTTGATATCTATTAGTGAAAAACTTAATCGATTTGTCAATTTCTGCCATTAAGATATCGACAGTTGTGATAACAGCGTTGAATACTTGGCCTTCAAGTCGGTCTTTGCTGAGTCCAAATTTTGAAACAAACTGCTTGGCCTGTTGCTCGTCAATATTTAAATTCTGAACCGCAGCCTTAATAATTGAATTAGATCCAGTAGGTATCGAACGAGTGAGCCTTGGCGCGCCGTTGGCCACCACAACAATGTCGCTACTATTTTCACCTACATCAACTATCATTTGTGGATTCACAGCATCAGGTGGCAAAAGTGCTCGCCCCAAAGCTAAATTATCTGGTTCAAGGGCAATCACGTTCAACCCAATAGACTCTAACAAATCAAGGCGTCCTTCGATATATTCATTAGGAACACTAGTTAAAAGCACCTCGACTTTCGATTGGTCTTTTGGTGAGTCACCTATTAGAGCCCAGTCAATTTTTGATTCTGCCACTGGTGTTGGGATAATAGAATCTGCTTGAAGCTTAATTGACTTGCCAAGTTCAGACGGAGAAAGCCGATCCACATCCACTAATGTTGTGAACACGCGTTGAGACTGAATACCAACCACAACATTCTTGCTTACAACCTTAGCTTGTAATAGTAGATCTTTAATAATCTCGCCAACCTTTTGTTGATCTGGTTTTGCGTCGCTCATGGCAAGCTTTGCGTCTATTGGAACATAGCCAAATCGAACAAGCTGTTTGACTGGCCCGCCCCCTCTTAGTTCAACTAATCTGACTGCTGAGGTGCCGATGTCCAGTCCGAAAAAATCAGAGACGCCGGTTAGTAAACTCATTGCTGATAATTATAGCATAAGCACTATATTTTAAAGCAAGTTTTTTATAGCACTGGTGGCAAACCAACAATAGTGTCGTATTTTTTAGTGTTAGCTGTAGGAGTTTGTGGTTGGTTTATGTTGAACTTTAGGCCAAGATAGAATTCTGTTGGGAAATTGAAGACTTCGGCGATGTTAGAATTGTTACTTGTTTCATTTGGACTAGCGTTTGCTACATCACCGTTCAAGCGATTAAGCTTAACTTTTTTGGCGACAAAGGCGCCGTTAACTGTTAGCTTATTCACGCAACTCATTGATAGATCAGAGCAAGTATTTATTTCGCCACCAGTACCATCACTACCAAGAGCTACATATAATCCATCAACCCGTGATACATTTGATGCTATTTTGATATTACCCTTTACGATAATGATAATAGGATTGATGTCTTCTATACTAGACCATGAAGCAGTATTATCTTTTATGTCGCCTGATATTGTTAGATCACCATTAACGTAGAGCCTGTGATTAGCAGGTATTGCAGTAGGAGTGAGTATAGTTACGTCACCAGGAGGTTGAGGAAATCCACCATCATTATTCACAAAGCTTTCATAATCAGGAACACAACCAAGATATGCATTCTGATCATTACCAATTGGTGTCGATGGATCATTGCCTGAGTTCAAGAAGCTTAGTCCATTTTGTGGCTTTGGTACTTCATTTCCATCATTATTACCACTATGCATGCTAGCACTCATAAAGCCATCTATAACTCCTGTGGCACTAACAGCAAATTGCGATCCGGCACCAACCCAATTGGAACCATCCTGTCTATTAAATGCTTTTACAGAAGCAGTATTCTTTGAACAATCGGTACTAGTCGGCGTTTTAAACTTACGACCAACCACTACATCATGGCCATAAACCCGGAAGTAAGGGCTTGTTGATTGCACTTGGGATTCACAACTAGCAGAATTATCTGTAGTACTGTCGTCACCAGGAGATACGCTAACTGACATAGTATATTTTTGGCCAGGTTGTAAAGTAATGGGATCTGATGAATAGGTTACCTTAATGCCTGCCCCAAAATTGGAATTTCCAATAGTGCCTGGAACATTTGTAGCAACCGATCTTCCGTCACTAGTAGTGATACTACTCATAACTTTCTGATCCGCGATAGTACCGCTCTTGGTAAAAGTAAACACTGCTGTGTTTAGGTTCGTACAGTCAACAGAGACAGAAATATCCCCACCCACCGGAGGAGGTGAGCAATTCCAAGAAGCGCTACCCTGTCCGATAGTCGATATACCTAACGGATTGCCGGGTGTTCCGGTTGCATTTGCTGCAATCACAATCCAGTCGTAACTACTACCATCCTTGAATTGGTCAGGAATTGGGACTGAAAATCCACGATCACCACCAACACCAAATGCTGCAAGCGCCCCTGTATCGAATGGTGGATTCGGTATTGGCTGATTGCCAGTAGTCCTAGTGCTATAGTTTGAGGAAGACCAAGTTTCGCTAGGTTTCTTTATAACGATTGCAATGCCAAGTTGTGCGAATAAGTTGTCTGCGTCCAGTGCCCAACCCTGAAACCCTCCATCACAACTCACTACAGCACTCCCAGTTGGATCATGTCTAGCTGGGTTTATACCCGTACAAAACCAAGCAACGTTACCATTAGATCCACCAAAAATATAACCTGATGTATCGACACCCTCGCTCGGTAATCTGTCAAACGCGGTTCTTGCCCAGCTTGATGGAACTACTGTGGCTCTTCCAAAATCAACAGAAGTTCCTGCTGGGTAAAGCCCAGTGCTATAATCTTGAACATAATTATATCCCCTTATACTTCCTGCTCCATTTGCTATACCAAAAATCATAACATTACCGGCATTTGCTCCTCGACAAACACCTTGCACACCCCCCCAGGTAGACCCACTCCTAAAACCCCCGCTTGGTCCTGGACCATTAATATCATAGACCATCCAGCCATGGCCATTCCGAGTACTATAACCTCCACCTCCAGATGGGCCACCAGAGGCATTACCACCCCCACCAATTCCACCTCCAGCAAAAACTTTACTAGATGTCAGCAAACTTATACTTAGTATAGATATTGCAATAATAAGACTTGTAGTAATTACTTGCTTACGAGAATTAACCATTTTAACTATTGTGAGCTCAATATTCATTGTTGGTTGTTTCCCTTATTGCTCTTGTCTGTCATAAAATAATCCCCTTTTTCTGGCATAAATGTACCGGATGGTATTGAAGAAGGGTCTGATTGTAATTGATTGAGCGCCTTATCTACTGTATCTTGATCTATCTCCTGCTTTTCCATAGGTATTACTGTGTTTGTTTGCAACTTATCTTTGCTAGCCTTATAAATTAAGACCCCTAAAATAGCGACGAACGCGCACAAGATCAAAAGATACAAAATTTTTTGCTTAGTAGTGCTCTTTTTGATTGCATTTAACAGACGTGCAAATATATTTTCTTTTTTGCGATTAAATCTGCTACTGCTTGTAGACTGCTGATCAGACACCATGATTAATTAGTATTGTACTACACTGCTTGTGTTTATCAAACATATTTTATTACTACTATTTTCTGTGTTAGTAAGTATTATTATCTCTGTTATAATATGAGTAATGAGTTTATCCATTGGTATTGTTGGTTTGCCGAATGTCGGCAAAAGCACTCTTTTTAATGCCTTGACAAACAGTAATATCTTGGCAGCAAACTACCCTTTTGCCACTATTGAACCAAATACTGGAATTGTACCCATCCCAGATGAAAGACTTAATAAACTGGCTGAGATATACCGATCATCAAATATCGTTCCAGCAACCGTAACATTTGTCGATATAGCTGGTCTTGTGGCTGGAGCAAGCAATGGCGAAGGACTGGGTAATCAATTTTTAGCAAATATTCGTAGTTGTAACGCCATTTGTCACGTTGTTCGCGCTTTTGAAGACAAGGACATACAACATGTTGACGGCACTCACTCACCAAAAAAGGATATCGATATTATCAACACCGAGTTAGTGCTTGCAGATCTTCAGACAGTAGAAAAAAGATTACCAAAACTTACCAAAGAAGCTAAGGCTAATCCAAAACTAAAAAACCTGACAGATTGCTTAGAGAAAATTAAACAGTGCCTTAACGATAATCATCCAATAAATAGTCGGTTTAGTGATGAGCAGTTAAAGGAATTCGAAGATCTGCATTTATTAACAGCAAAGCCAGTTATTTATGTTTACAATGTTGATGAAGAAACCCTAGCCAATAAAGCAAAGTTAGCCGAGCTTAAAAATTTAGTTCCTCATGCAAAGGTAATATTTGTCTGCGCTAAGCTAGAAGAAGAAGTTAAAAGCCTAGATCCCATAGATAAACAAGAGTTACTAGCAAGCTATGATATTACGTCTTCTGGCCTAGAACAACTTATTCATATAGCCTACGATACTTTAGGTCTGCAAAGTTATCTGACCGCTGGAGAAAAAGAAGTTCGTGCGTGGACAATCAAAAAAGGTTCAACCGCACCACAAGCGGCAGGTGTTATCCACGGAGATTTTGAACGTGGATTTATAGTCGCGCAAATTATCAATTTTCACGATCTTGTTAAGTATGGCAGTGAGCAGAACGCAAAGTCCACTGGAAAGGTTCGCACAGAGGGAAAAACCTATATAATGCAACCAGACGACGTAGTTGAGTTTAGATTTAATGTGTAGTAGTCGGCTTAGGTGTGAATCCGCTATGTTTATACTTGGCAATCAAAGACGGTCTCAGATATAAAGGTTTTACGAAAGGTCGCGGATTCAAAAATTCATCCGTCGCCATCTTGCCGGCTACGTGCGCCAAGGAATGTACCTGAATTTGCCTTTTGTAGCTACTTGCAAAATCATCCTGTATGCTAGGCTGAATCGTGCTTGAGAAAGACGAATAACTTTGCGCGGGCAAGTTCTGGGGCAATTCGTTAGGCTGAGACCATCCATCATCAATATGTCGAAGTTCCATAACTCGATGCTGAATATACTTAACTAGATCTCGTAATCTTGTCTTGCGCCAACTAGTAAAGGCTAATGTTTTATTTATCGTAATTATAGATAATGTTGCATCCAACATACGGGCACAATAATCGACCTCTGAAATCATGTCATATCGAATATCCTCCATTGTTAGGAACCAAGGTTTTTTATCTATCAACAAAGCACGACGATCAGTTGCAACCATTAATGCAAATCCACCTTCGTACTGCCCTACTACAGCGTGATTAATCATCTCGTTTGGGGCCAAAATATGACATAACTCCTTAACCTCAGGCCTAGCAAAGAAACGATTTCGCATACCTACGTTAAATAGTTGTGCATCAACTTTTTTCAAATCAATCATATCCGTACCCCTCCTTACACATATATATTCTCACTTGGGTTCAATAAATACAGTTAAGAAAGGCACAGCCTTAATGCGAGATTTATCACAAATACTACAAAATATTGCTCTTTGTGTCATAATATGTCTATGTTGGGTAATGATAGTCAACTAGAACTATTTCTTAGCCTTTTTAAGCACGGCAAGTTACTATCCTACAATAAAGGAGAGTACATAATTCGCCCTGGCGAATCACCGGAATATGTTTTCTATATTGAAAGCGGTCTTGTTAAGGCATTCAACATTAGTAAATACGGTGAAGAAAACCTCCTTATCATCAGAAAACCTCACGAAATATTTCCACTAATCTGGGCCGTTACCGGACAAGGACGGAGTATCATATACCAAGCCTTGTCTCCGACTACTGTATATAAAGTTAACCGTGAAGAATTTACCAAATTCTTGACCAGTAATACTGACGTTCTCTACCCCTTTATTGATCTTATAGTCAAACAGTACAGAATTCATTCAGAAAGAATATTAAATCTTGAGTATAGAAGCGTAAGAGAAAGACTTGTGTCGTTTATTTTAACTATGGCTATGAGATTTGGCAAAGATTGCCCTGAGGGTGTATTAATAAATGTACCCCTAAAACAACAGGATATAGCGAGCTCCATAAATGCAACACGCGAGACAACTAGTCGAGAGCTTGGTGTTCTTGAACGAAAAGGGCTAATAACCACTACTCAGGGTTATATTACTATTATTGATAAGTCAGCCCTCAAAAAGTTACTTTAGTAAAGCCTGTTCGATCTTTGCGCCTAGCTGGGCAATCGTTTTATATCCAACGCCTGTAGTAAGTATAGCGACTACAATCTTTTGGCCATTTGGCAGTTCAATTATCGCTGTATCGTGCCACTCTTTATCTTCATTCCAACCAACTTTGTTGTATACTATTGATTTTGTAAACCCAGCTGGCAAGCCTATGCGAAACTTTGAATCTTGAGATTTCATAGAATCCAGGTAAGACTTCTTTGAATTCACGCTAAGCCCCTCACCTTTCGCAATCTTTTGTAACATTATTGCTGAGTCGTTAGCAGAAGTATATAAGCCAGTTAAAGAGGTATTGATGAGTCCATAAGATTTCATCTGTTCGGTAATGGATTCTTTGCCTAATTCAGCCCACATTTTTTCTGCACATGGACTGTAAGACGCACGAATCATAGCATCTAGGCACTCGCCTCTTGTATATCCAGTAATATAAGGTTCATTAAGATCATAAGTCCCGTCATCTATCTTTTGATAACCCACGTATGCTACAAATAATTTGTATATACTTGCTGTGAAAAATTGTTGATCCCCGTTAACTTCTGCCAGCGATCGACCATTGATATCTGTTATTTTAATTGCATAGGTACCGGGATTATTTTTTATGAATTCATCGATTGTTGATTGAATATTGGGTAGCGTCTTTTCTTGACTTGATGATTCATTAGTATTACTGGTAGGTTGTTGATTAGTTGACTGATTTGTTGGCGTTGACGGACTGTGCGCCTTCTTCTTGGCTAAAAGTAACCAAGCCACTACAGCTATCATCAGTATAGCCATAAACAATACAGTACCTGAGCGAAGATGCCTTGATTTGGTGGGTTTCTGAGGCGATTCTGTATGCCGTCGATAACTTGTTTGTGGCATGTTATCTAGTATACGACAACTACACTATAGTCACAGGACAGATTTAGCTTTTAATAGATAAAAGCGTTCAAGATTGCCTTTTGCGCCACTTACTTTGCTATCGGACTTGTTAGCAATAACGAACAAATCTTTTACCCATAATTCAAAATCTTTAAGAATTTCTCTGCGCACCTTTTCGTTTTTGATGACACCTTTATTCTTAAGATTTGCGCCAGTTTCAAACTGTGGCTTAACCATAGCGACTATTGTCGCCCGTGGTGCAATTCTTTTAATATATGGTAATACCTCTCTTAGACTAATAAAGCTTACATCCATAACCACCATATCAATATTTTGTTTCGTAGAAAAACTACGTATATCGGTTTGTTCGTGTAGCTCAACCCTTTCGTTGTGACGAAGTTTTGTGTGAAGCTGATTAGTGCCAACATCAACCGCAATAACCTTTTTTGCACCATGTTGCAAAGCAAAATCCGTAAAACCCCCTGTTGAAGAGCCAACATCTAAGACTACTTTATTATTAAAGTCCAGATCAAATATCTTAGAAACAGATGCCAACTTTAAACCAGCCCTTGATACATATCGTTCATTCGCTGTAACAACCACGTTGTCGCTAGGGCTAACATAATAACTAGGTTTTATAATAATCTTCCCGTTTACCTGAACCTCTCCAAGCTTGATAAGGCTTTCGGCTTGGCTCCTTGTGGCTACCAACTTCTGCGCAACCAATGTTTGATCTAAGCGAAATTTTGTCATTACAAATCCAGTACTTTCTCCGGTGGCCAATCTAGAAGTTCGTTTATAGTATTACCTTCGGCAAGTCGCCGATTCACCTCTATAATCCCAAAAACCGAACCTTCGTCTAAATACGGTGAACTCCAGTTAAACCATCTGTCCATCATAATATCCGCAAGCTCTTCGGAACCATTAGCTTCTTCTATCTGCGTAACAAGTTCAGACTTAGTCTGATGATGATTGCTATAACCGCAACTCTCTAAATCCATGAAAAAAGATTGCTCAGTTAAACCAAGTTCGGAAGATGCAATATCTTCTGCGACATGCGCCAAACCCTCACTAGCAATCTCTTCTATCAAATTCCAGCCAGCGAACCTTTCGTATCTTGCGGCATGCGTCAATTCGTGAACCGATGCCACTACGTAGGCACCAAACTTTTTCTCAACCTTCCTTCGCCGATAATCGTCAACTCGAATAAACAAACTAAAGCCAGTTGCATCCTCATTCTCGGCAACTGCAGGATAACTATTACCACAGCGCTTTATTTGCGCAATCTTAGGCTGACTATAGTCAATGCCAATATACTCTGCCGTCTGATGAGCGAGTTCAATTGCACCTTCTACAAATGGCCTCACTAAACGTCGATGGCTTCGACGCCAGAAACAACTCTTCCAGGAAATATCTATTTCTGGGTTTGACATGCAATTATTTAATCTTTTTTACGTTCACGATATGCACCAGTTGCTGTATCGACACTAATAACGTCGCCAACCTTAATAAATGCCGGAACCTTCACCTTAACACCAGTTTCAAGCTCGGCGTCTTTCAAAACACTACTGGTCGTATCACCCTTAACTACATCCTCTGCATACGTGACTTTTAAATAAACATTCTTGGGTAGCTCCACGTTAATAATACGGCCATCAAAAAGCTGAACAATAACTTTGTCTCCTTCTTTTAGATACCCCGATTGATCACCGATCAGTTCCGAAGATACTTCAAATTGTTCATAAGTTTCATCTTCCATAAAAAAGTATATTGAACCATCACTGTACAGGTATTGGACGTTCTTATTAACGACTTCAGCGGGATCTAACTGTTCATTGCCTTTGAAGGTCTTTTCAAGAACCTTACCATCAAGCAAACTTTTTATTCGAACATTAACGATCGAACCTCCACGACCCATAACTTTCTGCGAATAGTCAATAACCTTAAAAGGCTCGCCATTAAATTGAAATAATGTTCCCTTCTTTAGGTCTGTGATTCCAAATGCCATTATTTAACCCTTTGCTACAAATGGTAATAGCGCAAGATGTCGGGCACGCTTGATTGCTCGTGCAAGATGTCGTTGCTGACTTTCGGTTAATCCAGATTTTTTCCGACCTTCAATTTGTCCATAAACATTTACATATCGCTGTAACGTCTTAAAGTCTTTGTAGTCGAAAAATGCAACTTCTTCTTTTTTTCTAAAAATTTTTGCCATTATATAAATCTCCTTACTTCTCGAATCTACCTAGATAGATATCTATTGCTGTGCGCAGTATATGTCTTTAAAATATGCCCCCTAAAATGGAATGTCGTCGAGGTTGATTGCCTCATCACTAACGTCATCCACTTCTACTGCGTCGTTATTTTTACTTGAACTATTACTTGAGCTACGTGATGACTCGTTTCCGTTAAAGTCACCAGAACCACCGCCAACAAAGTTAAAGTCTTCAACAACAACCTCTACTTTGCTTCGCTTTTGGCCATCTTGTTCCCAACTTCGTTGATCTAGACGTCCAGAAACTAAAATTGGTCGACCTTTTTGCATATATTGAGCAATAACCTCACCAGTTCTACCCCATGCCACACAGTCGATATAGCTAACTGAATCTTGCTGACTGCCATCCGAACCCTTCCAGGTGCGATTCACGGCAATCGAAAAGTTTGCTACACTCTGACCATTTGGCGTAGTCCGCACCTCTGGATCCCGTGTTAGATTGCCCATTAATATTACTTTGTTAAAACCTTTTGCCATAGCACTTCTCCCTTATACCTATTAGTGTAGTATATTTACTCCTCTGTTTCTTCTTGTGCTTGTGTATTTTCAGTTACTTGCTGAGCTTTTTTCTTTTCAGCAGTTTCTTTAAGCTCTTTTATCTTTGCTTGCTCTTTTTCGTCAATCTTAACAATTAAATATCGGATTACTTCATCTGTGATATTAAGTGTCGCTTCTATCTTTGCAAGAACTGTTGGATTAAGCTCAACTGTATAAAAAACATATACAGCTGACTCTAGTTTATTTATTGGATAGGCAAGCTTTTTTTTGCCCCAAATATCGGTGTCAACAATCTTTCCCATATTGTCATCGATAATTTTCTTGACGCGCATTTCACCCTTATCAAGATCTACTTCAAGATCCGGATGGTATAGCACAGCTAGTTCGTACTTATTCAAAACCTCTCCTTTCTTTGGGTTTGCCCACATGTCTTAAGGAACCGTGAGCAGAAAAGTTACTAACTCGTTTAGTGTACCAAACTGACCTCTGTTTGTCAAAATTAAACAGATGCTATATCATGCTGTAATGAGCCTCGTAAGCAGAAAATCAACCAAGGTTAAAAGCAGTAACAAACGAACAGTCATACTTACTCAGAAAAGAATTGCCTACATCATCGTAGGAATAGTTGGAGTATTGTTAGTGACGAATGTAATGATACACCAGATGTACAAAAACAAAACCTATCCCAAAACAATGCTAAACAATCAATTAATCGGATCACAAAATTACACAGAAATAAAATCCAAAACCAAACAGATTGTCGATCCACCTCAAAAAATAACCCTAAAGCTAGGCGATAAGTCCAAAGAGTCTACACCACACGACTTAGGGATATCAATAAACTATGATTCGATTATTAATCAAATTATACAAAATCGTGCAATTATCCCCATGATCAACCTACTAAAAACAAACAAAACATCCGCTTCTTTTAGCGCCAATACCGAAACTACAAATAAGTATCTCGAGTCAGTTCGAAAAGAACTAGAGACAAACGCCGTACCTGCTCATGTAGAGCTAGAAAACACAAAGTTCAAAGCTGTCTCAGCCAAAGCACCAATAACCCTAGATATCGATGCATCAACAAAAGCAATCACCGAGCAACTCCAT from Candidatus Nomurabacteria bacterium harbors:
- a CDS encoding type II/IV secretion system protein; translated protein: MSVLSVETQEKVENALVEQNLILQSKINQLKEKAKKDNTPFFSLLVSEGGIPDEVLTKTIAHVGNIPYVNLSEAIISSKVLGLLPKEIAERYMAVPLGEMQHRLVVGMLDPDNVQAIDYLSNKIGRPVKVFAASETGIHNVLKQYKNATNAEITSAYPSGQAPGGGIDLSSDLKDFKGDEDVAPGLMQNSAIKTISQDSPISKILSAILEYAANNGASDIHIEPLERELQIRCRIDGVLREVMKLPKATEPPLVSRVKILSSLKIDEHRLPQDGQFTVSVTGREIDLRIAISPVVWGEQVVIRLLDKTGTSLKLEDMGYKGRALRTIRRALEHPNGMVLTSGPTGSGKSTSMYALLQEIKNDSINIVTLEDPVEYKMQGINQIQVNADVGLTFASGLRSILRQDPDVVMVGEIRDKETATLAVQAALTGHLVFSTLHTNSAAGILPRLLDMGIEPFLIASTVRTVIGQRLVRRLADGAEPYSSNTAETTAIHQVLSSLLPKNTSEVKKFSEDIGYKTLPLVTENAYTLYKGKESASAPGGYKGRMGLYEVFDVTPEIQQLILKRATSSEIQKVAIAQGMVSMRQDGYLKALSGLTTIDEVNRVAAEDSA
- a CDS encoding serine hydrolase, translating into MPQTSYRRHTESPQKPTKSRHLRSGTVLFMAILMIAVVAWLLLAKKKAHSPSTPTNQSTNQQPTSNTNESSSQEKTLPNIQSTIDEFIKNNPGTYAIKITDINGRSLAEVNGDQQFFTASIYKLFVAYVGYQKIDDGTYDLNEPYITGYTRGECLDAMIRASYSPCAEKMWAELGKESITEQMKSYGLINTSLTGLYTSANDSAIMLQKIAKGEGLSVNSKKSYLDSMKSQDSKFRIGLPAGFTKSIVYNKVGWNEDKEWHDTAIIELPNGQKIVVAILTTGVGYKTIAQLGAKIEQALLK
- the pilM gene encoding type IV pilus assembly protein PilM, whose protein sequence is MSLLTGVSDFFGLDIGTSAVRLVELRGGGPVKQLVRFGYVPIDAKLAMSDAKPDQQKVGEIIKDLLLQAKVVSKNVVVGIQSQRVFTTLVDVDRLSPSELGKSIKLQADSIIPTPVAESKIDWALIGDSPKDQSKVEVLLTSVPNEYIEGRLDLLESIGLNVIALEPDNLALGRALLPPDAVNPQMIVDVGENSSDIVVVANGAPRLTRSIPTGSNSIIKAAVQNLNIDEQQAKQFVSKFGLSKDRLEGQVFNAVITTVDILMAEIDKSIKFFTNRYQVGVEKIVIAGAGAIIPGMPAYVANKTGLNVEIGNAWRNVSVGTASESDLMALSPYFAVAAGLAERQE
- a CDS encoding PH domain-containing protein → MIDLKKVDAQLFNVGMRNRFFARPEVKELCHILAPNEMINHAVVGQYEGGFALMVATDRRALLIDKKPWFLTMEDIRYDMISEVDYCARMLDATLSIITINKTLAFTSWRKTRLRDLVKYIQHRVMELRHIDDGWSQPNELPQNLPAQSYSSFSSTIQPSIQDDFASSYKRQIQVHSLAHVAGKMATDEFLNPRPFVKPLYLRPSLIAKYKHSGFTPKPTTTH
- the ychF gene encoding redox-regulated ATPase YchF, with translation MSLSIGIVGLPNVGKSTLFNALTNSNILAANYPFATIEPNTGIVPIPDERLNKLAEIYRSSNIVPATVTFVDIAGLVAGASNGEGLGNQFLANIRSCNAICHVVRAFEDKDIQHVDGTHSPKKDIDIINTELVLADLQTVEKRLPKLTKEAKANPKLKNLTDCLEKIKQCLNDNHPINSRFSDEQLKEFEDLHLLTAKPVIYVYNVDEETLANKAKLAELKNLVPHAKVIFVCAKLEEEVKSLDPIDKQELLASYDITSSGLEQLIHIAYDTLGLQSYLTAGEKEVRAWTIKKGSTAPQAAGVIHGDFERGFIVAQIINFHDLVKYGSEQNAKSTGKVRTEGKTYIMQPDDVVEFRFNV
- a CDS encoding Crp/Fnr family transcriptional regulator, which codes for MLGNDSQLELFLSLFKHGKLLSYNKGEYIIRPGESPEYVFYIESGLVKAFNISKYGEENLLIIRKPHEIFPLIWAVTGQGRSIIYQALSPTTVYKVNREEFTKFLTSNTDVLYPFIDLIVKQYRIHSERILNLEYRSVRERLVSFILTMAMRFGKDCPEGVLINVPLKQQDIASSINATRETTSRELGVLERKGLITTTQGYITIIDKSALKKLL